Proteins from a genomic interval of Marispirochaeta aestuarii:
- a CDS encoding LacI family DNA-binding transcriptional regulator, translating to MANRDDVARRAGVSGATVSRVFNHPDRVETGTAELVRRVASELGYRPDKNAGALRRRGTGVLIFLEYRKGGTYSWPDMRFFNWLYADILRAVVQAVSESSFRLEMRSIGSLKHLRTLAGECDGILAFNTEEREYASAVAGTGIPYVCAHHTETLTGFSRCSTDNFAGGRLLGEAFYAAGYRNAVYVSGHLKEVEAHRQRLKGFREGFGGEVPLIETPVGIDGGMAAAAVIAPEVRAGRIDAVCGVNDLTALGILRGLGECNIRVPEECLVAGYDNLPVDLGLSRRIPSVDLRLGALYRRAVQGLVDFILRGQSLDFTLAPLLVPGPLLDPPESSS from the coding sequence ATGGCCAACAGGGATGATGTCGCCCGCCGCGCCGGAGTCAGCGGCGCTACAGTTTCACGGGTGTTCAACCATCCGGACAGGGTGGAGACGGGGACTGCAGAGCTCGTACGCCGGGTGGCTTCGGAATTGGGATACAGGCCGGACAAGAATGCCGGCGCGCTGCGCCGCCGGGGGACGGGGGTTCTGATTTTCCTGGAATACCGGAAAGGGGGCACCTATTCCTGGCCGGATATGCGCTTTTTTAACTGGCTCTATGCAGACATTTTACGGGCTGTTGTGCAGGCTGTTTCGGAAAGCTCCTTTCGACTCGAAATGCGCAGCATCGGGTCCCTGAAGCATCTGCGGACTCTCGCCGGGGAGTGTGACGGTATCCTGGCCTTCAATACCGAAGAGCGGGAGTATGCCTCGGCTGTCGCCGGGACAGGTATTCCCTACGTCTGCGCTCATCATACGGAGACCCTCACAGGCTTCTCCCGCTGCTCCACGGACAACTTCGCCGGAGGACGGCTCCTGGGAGAGGCTTTTTATGCCGCCGGCTACCGCAATGCCGTCTATGTAAGCGGACATCTCAAAGAGGTGGAAGCCCACAGGCAGCGGCTCAAGGGCTTCAGAGAAGGATTCGGCGGGGAGGTTCCCCTTATCGAAACCCCGGTGGGTATCGACGGCGGCATGGCTGCAGCCGCTGTCATTGCCCCGGAAGTCAGGGCCGGCAGAATCGATGCCGTCTGCGGGGTAAACGATCTTACGGCTCTGGGTATCCTGCGGGGGCTGGGGGAGTGTAATATCCGGGTGCCGGAGGAGTGTCTTGTAGCCGGATACGACAATCTGCCGGTGGACCTGGGACTTTCCCGCAGGATTCCCAGTGTCGACCTCCGCCTCGGAGCCCTGTATCGACGGGCCGTTCAGGGACTTGTGGACTTTATACTTCGAGGTCAGTCCCTGGATTTTACCCTGGCGCCTCTGCTTGTTCCGGGACCTCTGCTTGACCCGCCGGAATCCTCTTCATAA
- a CDS encoding galactokinase: MNRRQWRAAGISQKYATVTKERMDYLLEGFDDSGELRIFSAPGRTELAGNHTDHNRGWVLAGAVHLDALAAVAPRSDSRVILQSAGYRGSFRVNLSDLEPRPGEAGKLEGLVRGVAAEFSRRGLGYGGFEGRIHSLIPAGSGLSSSAALEVLLGTVLSGLYNGGSVPGIELAKIGQAAENKYFYKPCGLMDQTACASGGITAIDFSDPEDPRVNRMDFSFSDHGYILCVVNTGGSHADLTEDYAACPGEMFAVARALSRRSASEIREEELLSAIPDLRSSCGDRAILRTLHFINENRRVLDMTRAVGEGNIADYISGMKASGDSSWRLLQNCYSPGNPSQQGIPLALELAKLAVEDDSAFRVHGGGFAGTIQGLVKNDAFGPFTESMEQVFGKGAVIPLQIRPRGCIELTPEE, from the coding sequence GTGAACAGGCGACAATGGAGGGCCGCCGGAATTTCGCAGAAATACGCTACAGTCACGAAGGAGAGAATGGACTATCTTCTGGAGGGTTTCGACGACTCCGGAGAACTGCGGATCTTTTCGGCCCCCGGAAGAACGGAACTAGCCGGAAACCACACTGACCACAACCGTGGCTGGGTTCTGGCGGGAGCGGTCCACCTGGACGCCCTTGCCGCGGTAGCTCCCAGATCCGACAGCAGGGTAATCCTGCAATCAGCCGGCTACAGGGGAAGCTTTCGGGTGAACCTCTCGGACCTCGAACCCCGGCCGGGGGAAGCGGGAAAACTGGAGGGCCTTGTCCGGGGGGTCGCCGCGGAATTCTCCCGCCGCGGACTGGGCTACGGGGGATTCGAAGGCAGAATCCACAGCCTTATACCTGCGGGGTCCGGTTTAAGCTCTTCCGCCGCCCTGGAGGTCCTGTTGGGTACTGTCCTGTCGGGACTCTACAACGGGGGATCTGTTCCCGGAATTGAGCTTGCGAAGATCGGCCAGGCCGCGGAAAACAAGTACTTTTACAAACCCTGCGGACTTATGGACCAGACGGCCTGCGCTTCGGGGGGTATTACCGCCATAGATTTTTCAGATCCCGAAGACCCCAGGGTGAACAGAATGGATTTCTCCTTCAGTGATCACGGCTATATCCTCTGCGTAGTAAACACCGGGGGCAGTCACGCCGACCTCACGGAGGATTACGCCGCATGCCCCGGAGAAATGTTTGCAGTGGCCAGGGCCCTCTCACGAAGAAGTGCGTCGGAGATCAGGGAAGAGGAGCTGCTTTCGGCCATACCGGACCTCAGGTCTTCCTGCGGCGACCGGGCTATTTTACGGACCCTCCATTTTATCAATGAAAACCGCCGCGTCCTGGACATGACCAGAGCTGTCGGGGAAGGGAACATCGCCGACTATATCTCCGGCATGAAAGCCTCGGGAGATTCCTCCTGGAGGCTGCTGCAGAACTGCTACTCCCCGGGAAACCCTTCACAGCAGGGTATTCCCCTGGCCCTGGAACTCGCGAAGCTGGCGGTTGAAGATGATTCAGCCTTCAGGGTCCACGGAGGCGGTTTTGCCGGCACCATCCAGGGCCTGGTAAAAAACGACGCCTTCGGGCCTTTTACAGAGAGCATGGAGCAGGTCTTCGGAAAAGGAGCGGTGATCCCTCTGCAGATCCGCCCCCGGGGATGTATTGAACTGACTCCTGAAGAATAA
- a CDS encoding iron-sulfur cluster assembly scaffold protein: MAKGDLIGGTLWDQYSGKVADRMNNPRHLGAISEEEAAALNAELVVADYGAESCGDAVRLYWAVNRDSGKIVKASFKSFGCGTAIASSDMMAELCLGKTVDEAVRITNIDVEHALRDNPDIPAVPPQKMHCSVMAYDVIKAAAAKFKGVDLSSLEEEEIVCECARVSLGTIQEVIRLNDLKTVEEITAYTKAGAFCKSCIRPGGHESRKYYLVDILKETRAKMEEETLAREDLPFAALSPFKQAKAVETLFDAEIRPALKQDGGNVQIVDLYISEECPVAEISYEGACISCPASGVGTLGFIEKILQDKLDKRFQVKIV; encoded by the coding sequence ATGGCAAAAGGAGATCTTATCGGCGGCACCCTCTGGGACCAGTATTCCGGCAAGGTAGCCGACCGTATGAATAATCCCCGTCATCTGGGAGCAATAAGCGAAGAAGAGGCCGCAGCCTTGAACGCGGAACTCGTTGTTGCGGACTACGGGGCAGAAAGCTGCGGCGATGCGGTTCGCCTGTATTGGGCAGTGAACAGGGATTCGGGAAAAATAGTCAAAGCCAGCTTCAAAAGCTTCGGCTGCGGAACCGCCATAGCCTCCAGCGATATGATGGCGGAGCTGTGCCTCGGCAAAACCGTGGACGAGGCGGTCAGGATAACCAACATAGACGTGGAACACGCCCTCCGGGACAACCCGGATATACCGGCGGTTCCGCCCCAGAAGATGCACTGCTCGGTAATGGCCTACGACGTAATAAAAGCGGCGGCCGCCAAATTCAAGGGGGTTGACCTGAGTTCCCTTGAAGAGGAAGAAATCGTCTGCGAATGCGCCAGGGTCAGCCTGGGTACCATCCAGGAGGTTATCCGCCTGAACGATCTCAAGACCGTGGAAGAGATCACCGCCTACACCAAAGCCGGGGCCTTCTGCAAATCCTGTATTCGTCCCGGGGGACACGAAAGCCGTAAATACTACCTTGTGGACATTCTCAAGGAGACCCGGGCGAAGATGGAGGAAGAAACCCTGGCAAGAGAGGATCTCCCCTTTGCCGCCCTGAGCCCCTTCAAGCAGGCAAAGGCGGTGGAAACCCTCTTTGACGCGGAGATACGTCCCGCCCTCAAGCAGGACGGCGGAAACGTGCAGATCGTCGATCTCTACATTTCCGAAGAGTGCCCGGTAGCAGAAATCAGTTACGAAGGCGCCTGTATAAGCTGCCCGGCCTCCGGTGTCGGGACCCTCGGTTTTATCGAGAAGATCCTGCAGGACAAACTGGATAAGCGTTTTCAGGTAAAAATAGTCTGA
- a CDS encoding aminotransferase class V-fold PLP-dependent enzyme: MERVYLDNNATTMVDPKVKQAMDPYYMQQYGNPNSLHSFGTEVHPEMSIALDRLYEGIGAADEDDIIINACATEGNNTVLQGIWSGKLKENRPFHLVISQIEHPSIAHTADWLESMGVRVTRLPVDEQGLVTPEILKEHVSRGSADLVSIMWANNETGLINPVQDLCRTAHDMGALFHTDAVQAVGKIPVNVGELGCDYLTFSAHKFHGPKGVGGLFVKRGAPPVSLLYGGEQMGGKRAGTVNVAYMIGMGLAMKLATDALDYENTKVRELRDRLEDALKRIPDTVILGRRENRTPNTILVSFKGIEGEAFLWDLNTNGIAASTGSACSSEDLEADATLRAMKLGADLAHTAVRFSLSRFTTDEEIDYTIETIRKVVQRLRSISSTYS; this comes from the coding sequence ATGGAACGGGTTTATCTCGACAACAACGCAACCACAATGGTGGACCCAAAGGTCAAACAGGCCATGGATCCCTATTATATGCAGCAGTACGGCAACCCCAATTCACTGCACAGCTTCGGAACGGAGGTCCATCCGGAGATGAGCATCGCCCTCGACCGTCTCTATGAGGGTATCGGTGCAGCGGATGAGGACGATATAATAATCAACGCCTGCGCAACCGAAGGAAACAATACGGTTTTACAAGGCATCTGGTCCGGAAAACTGAAGGAGAACCGGCCCTTCCATCTGGTGATAAGTCAGATCGAACACCCCAGCATAGCCCACACCGCAGACTGGCTGGAATCTATGGGCGTCCGGGTAACCCGTCTGCCGGTGGACGAACAGGGACTGGTTACGCCGGAAATTCTGAAGGAGCATGTCTCCCGGGGTAGCGCGGACCTTGTCAGTATTATGTGGGCCAATAACGAAACAGGACTGATCAATCCGGTTCAGGACCTCTGCAGAACCGCCCACGACATGGGGGCACTTTTTCATACCGACGCAGTACAGGCGGTGGGGAAGATCCCGGTCAATGTGGGAGAACTGGGATGTGATTACCTGACCTTCAGTGCCCACAAGTTTCACGGTCCCAAAGGCGTTGGAGGACTCTTCGTAAAGCGGGGGGCCCCGCCGGTCAGCCTGCTGTACGGAGGCGAACAGATGGGAGGCAAACGGGCGGGTACCGTTAATGTTGCCTACATGATCGGAATGGGACTGGCCATGAAGCTTGCAACGGATGCTCTGGACTATGAAAATACGAAGGTCAGGGAACTCAGGGACCGACTGGAAGACGCCCTTAAAAGGATTCCTGACACCGTTATCCTCGGCCGTCGGGAAAACCGGACGCCCAATACCATCCTGGTGAGTTTCAAGGGCATCGAGGGCGAGGCTTTTCTGTGGGACCTGAACACCAACGGCATTGCCGCCAGTACCGGGAGCGCCTGCTCTTCGGAAGACCTGGAGGCCGATGCAACCCTCAGGGCAATGAAACTGGGGGCCGACCTGGCCCACACGGCGGTCCGTTTTTCTTTGAGCCGGTTTACCACTGACGAAGAAATTGATTATACAATAGAAACAATCCGGAAAGTCGTCCAGCGGCTGCGGAGCATTTCCAGCACCTATAGTTAA
- the manA gene encoding mannose-6-phosphate isomerase, class I: protein MKNSVQHYSWGSPSLLPELLGIRNPEAEPWAELWMGAHPRNPSMVETESGPVPLNDFIARDPVGRLGKGPAERFGALPFLFKILAAGRPLSIQAHPGKEAARTGFARENAAGIPLGAFERNYRDKMHKPEILLALGDFSALLGFRSMDEIRHYADVLGVSVYGRIVADARGDLKTFFRALMSFPEPGKLIADICSAARGQEEGTFEWILRLEEAYPGDIGVAAPLYMNILELREGEAIYLDAGKIHAYLGGLGIELMANSDNVLRGGLTSKHIDLEELCAVLDFSASKPGLFSPLPGGNGERIYRPPVDEFMLSRFDLPGGANLDLEHPDSCEILLCTGGRLRAEGVFDLAPGDSLFVTADHGSCTLEGEGTLFRAAVP, encoded by the coding sequence ATGAAAAACAGTGTACAGCACTATTCCTGGGGATCCCCTTCTTTACTGCCCGAACTCCTGGGGATCAGGAACCCGGAGGCTGAACCCTGGGCTGAGCTCTGGATGGGTGCGCACCCCAGGAATCCCTCAATGGTGGAGACTGAGTCGGGCCCGGTCCCCTTGAACGATTTTATCGCCAGGGATCCTGTGGGGCGTCTTGGAAAAGGTCCGGCGGAACGCTTCGGTGCTCTGCCCTTTCTGTTCAAGATCCTGGCCGCCGGCAGACCCCTTTCAATCCAGGCCCACCCCGGTAAAGAGGCCGCCCGGACCGGTTTTGCCCGGGAAAACGCGGCAGGTATACCCCTGGGTGCCTTTGAGCGTAACTACAGGGATAAGATGCACAAGCCGGAGATTCTGCTTGCCCTGGGGGATTTTTCTGCCCTCCTGGGCTTCCGCTCCATGGATGAGATCCGGCACTATGCGGATGTTCTGGGAGTCTCCGTCTATGGGCGTATTGTTGCAGATGCCCGGGGTGACCTCAAGACCTTCTTTCGTGCCCTGATGAGTTTCCCTGAACCCGGAAAGCTGATCGCCGATATCTGCTCCGCCGCCAGGGGACAGGAGGAGGGGACTTTCGAATGGATCCTGCGTCTCGAGGAAGCATACCCCGGGGATATCGGTGTAGCCGCTCCCCTGTACATGAATATCCTGGAACTGAGGGAAGGGGAGGCCATCTACCTGGATGCCGGAAAGATCCACGCCTATCTGGGAGGACTCGGAATCGAACTGATGGCCAACAGCGATAACGTCCTGCGGGGCGGTCTTACCTCGAAGCACATTGATCTGGAGGAACTCTGCGCAGTTCTGGATTTTTCGGCCTCCAAGCCGGGGCTCTTTTCTCCCCTCCCGGGAGGGAATGGCGAAAGAATATACCGTCCTCCGGTTGACGAGTTCATGCTCTCCCGTTTTGACTTGCCAGGAGGCGCAAACCTTGACCTTGAACACCCGGATTCCTGTGAAATCCTGCTCTGCACCGGGGGCAGACTCAGGGCGGAAGGAGTCTTTGATCTTGCTCCCGGGGATTCCCTCTTTGTTACCGCGGACCATGGATCCTGTACTCTGGAAGGGGAGGGAACTCTTTTCCGGGCGGCGGTGCCCTGA
- a CDS encoding FAD-dependent oxidoreductase gives MQNMLFKRILLFVMVIIPFALMSCQKGTEAEVSGGSEYDVIVVGAGLAGLTSSISAAENGAEVLLLEKLAFPGGNTVLSTGIFYLGATSLQKELGIEDTPDAFYEEAMRVSGDKRDPMQTRMMADKGGEVFDWLVNHGVVFDDKVTPVMGSAFARAHQVTPSSSAMITALVESARELGVEIMFETPAAELLSDESGQVKGVRALDADGREHNFSAKSVVLAAGGFGADPDRLAEYTPEAEGVIYAGSPGTTGEMHAEALKLGAATIDLDVPWLTPTVEVNKKLLITSLVLSKGAIIVDSQGERFTNETKPYTEVSMVLIEKGEPSYYEVFDSQVKESVYKVPEYIDMGMVIEAASIEELADKMGVPVENLTGTIDRFNQVIRGEKEDEFGRDIYVKELAKAPFYFIEVKPGTIMTPGGLKIDEKCQVVKEDGSVIPGLYATGETTGGYRAYGYRGGDSLTHAAVTGKVAGRYAAE, from the coding sequence ATGCAAAACATGTTGTTCAAGCGAATTCTTCTATTTGTAATGGTTATTATCCCCTTTGCCCTGATGAGTTGTCAGAAGGGTACAGAAGCTGAGGTCTCCGGCGGCAGCGAGTACGATGTAATTGTGGTAGGCGCCGGCCTCGCGGGCTTAACAAGTTCCATCTCGGCTGCAGAAAACGGGGCAGAGGTGCTGCTGCTGGAAAAACTGGCATTTCCCGGGGGGAATACAGTACTTTCCACGGGTATATTTTACTTGGGAGCCACCTCTCTTCAGAAGGAGCTGGGCATCGAAGATACCCCGGATGCATTTTACGAAGAAGCCATGAGGGTCAGCGGAGATAAAAGGGACCCCATGCAGACCCGCATGATGGCGGATAAGGGTGGAGAGGTTTTTGACTGGCTGGTAAACCACGGCGTTGTATTTGACGACAAGGTAACCCCTGTTATGGGAAGTGCCTTTGCCCGGGCACACCAGGTTACACCCAGCAGCTCCGCCATGATTACGGCTCTGGTTGAATCCGCCAGGGAACTGGGGGTGGAGATAATGTTTGAAACTCCCGCTGCAGAACTGCTTTCAGACGAGAGCGGACAGGTAAAGGGTGTGAGGGCCCTTGATGCGGACGGCAGGGAACACAACTTTTCTGCAAAGAGCGTGGTATTGGCTGCCGGCGGATTCGGCGCTGATCCGGATCGTCTTGCTGAATACACCCCCGAAGCTGAAGGTGTAATCTACGCCGGGAGTCCCGGAACCACGGGAGAAATGCACGCCGAAGCCCTTAAACTGGGTGCTGCGACTATCGATCTGGATGTTCCCTGGTTAACCCCCACCGTCGAGGTGAACAAAAAGCTCCTTATTACGTCCCTGGTACTTTCCAAGGGCGCGATCATTGTCGATTCTCAGGGGGAACGCTTCACCAATGAAACAAAGCCCTACACCGAGGTATCGATGGTCCTGATTGAAAAGGGTGAGCCTTCCTACTACGAGGTTTTTGACAGTCAGGTCAAGGAGAGTGTGTACAAGGTCCCGGAGTATATCGATATGGGGATGGTAATAGAAGCGGCAAGTATCGAAGAGCTGGCGGATAAGATGGGAGTACCGGTGGAAAACCTGACCGGGACGATTGACCGTTTTAATCAGGTTATTCGAGGCGAAAAGGAGGACGAGTTTGGAAGGGATATCTATGTTAAGGAACTCGCCAAGGCACCGTTCTACTTTATCGAGGTAAAACCTGGCACCATTATGACGCCGGGAGGGCTTAAGATCGATGAGAAATGCCAGGTGGTCAAGGAGGATGGATCGGTTATTCCCGGACTCTACGCTACTGGTGAAACCACCGGCGGTTATCGCGCCTATGGATACCGCGGAGGTGACTCCCTGACCCATGCAGCGGTTACCGGCAAGGTAGCGGGAAGATACGCGGCTGAATAA
- a CDS encoding YaiI/YqxD family protein: MIIWLDADSLPRKVRDIVSRAACREGLEAVFVANRVVEFEPCRLCRMFVVDEGQSADDYILESIAPCDMAITRDIPLAARLIEKEAVVINDRGDRFDRDTIKERLSQRNWNLALKEAGLSSSGTRSYSAAEVKRFADRFDRELRRLGIR, from the coding sequence ATGATCATCTGGCTTGACGCGGACTCCCTGCCGAGAAAGGTTCGGGACATAGTCTCCCGGGCGGCCTGCAGAGAGGGACTGGAAGCGGTTTTCGTGGCCAACCGCGTGGTGGAATTTGAACCCTGCCGGCTCTGCCGCATGTTTGTTGTGGATGAAGGGCAGAGCGCCGACGATTATATCCTCGAGTCCATTGCCCCCTGTGATATGGCCATAACCAGGGACATCCCCCTGGCCGCCCGCCTTATAGAAAAGGAGGCAGTGGTAATCAACGACCGGGGAGACCGCTTTGACCGGGATACAATCAAAGAAAGGCTCTCCCAGCGCAACTGGAACCTGGCGCTCAAGGAAGCGGGACTGTCCTCTTCCGGCACCAGGAGCTACAGTGCGGCGGAGGTCAAGCGTTTTGCCGACCGTTTTGACCGGGAACTCCGCCGCCTGGGTATCCGCTAG
- a CDS encoding UDP-glucose--hexose-1-phosphate uridylyltransferase has protein sequence MSSIHRSPHRRFNPLSGEWLLVSPQRTQRPWQGQKEAEKSGIQASYDPDCYLCPGNTRAGGIRNPRYTETYSFINDFSALLPETGEEKAVEQELFQAVPERGICRVICFSPRHDLTVARMDHGEIRNIVDLWVREYRDLSRVDYISYVQIFENRGEIMGCSNPHPHGQIWSSEHIPELPSKETERQEEYFRMHRSPMLLDYLETELKEQERIVCTNRDFAVLVPYWATWPYETMILPRRQVTSIDELSGPERDNLADAVGRLTVKYDNLFKTSFPYSMGIHGAPCDTGSYPGWQMHLHYFPPLLRSATIRKFMVGYELLATPQRDITPEQAAAILRELPETHYLEERS, from the coding sequence ATGAGTTCCATACACAGGAGCCCCCACCGACGTTTTAACCCCCTTTCCGGGGAGTGGCTGCTGGTCTCTCCCCAGCGGACCCAGCGCCCCTGGCAGGGCCAGAAGGAGGCAGAAAAGTCCGGAATTCAGGCCTCCTATGACCCTGACTGCTACCTCTGCCCGGGAAATACCCGCGCCGGAGGCATCCGGAACCCCAGGTATACCGAGACCTATAGTTTTATCAACGATTTTTCGGCCCTCCTGCCGGAGACGGGTGAAGAAAAGGCCGTCGAACAGGAACTCTTCCAGGCAGTCCCGGAGAGAGGCATCTGCAGGGTGATCTGTTTTTCTCCCCGTCACGATCTGACGGTGGCCCGTATGGACCATGGGGAAATACGCAACATAGTAGACCTCTGGGTCAGGGAGTACCGCGACCTGAGCCGGGTGGATTATATCTCCTATGTACAGATTTTTGAGAATCGCGGCGAGATAATGGGCTGTTCAAATCCTCATCCCCATGGCCAGATATGGAGCAGTGAGCACATCCCCGAACTTCCGTCAAAAGAGACGGAACGCCAGGAGGAATACTTCAGGATGCATCGGAGTCCCATGCTGCTGGACTACCTGGAAACGGAACTTAAGGAGCAGGAGAGAATCGTCTGCACCAACAGGGATTTTGCGGTCCTTGTTCCCTACTGGGCGACATGGCCCTATGAGACCATGATCCTGCCCCGCCGTCAGGTCACCAGCATCGATGAGCTCAGCGGCCCTGAGCGGGACAATCTGGCCGATGCCGTCGGCAGGCTGACGGTAAAGTACGACAACCTTTTCAAAACCAGCTTCCCCTATTCCATGGGCATCCACGGCGCCCCTTGCGATACGGGGAGCTATCCCGGATGGCAGATGCACCTTCACTACTTTCCGCCCCTCCTCCGTTCGGCGACAATCCGTAAGTTCATGGTCGGGTACGAGCTCCTTGCGACTCCCCAGCGGGACATCACCCCGGAACAGGCGGCAGCCATTCTCAGGGAACTTCCGGAAACACACTACCTGGAGGAAAGATCGTGA